The DNA sequence aattaaaacatcatATATTGATAAGAAACAAGAGAAACAAGGTTACAAAAGAAGGAAATTTTTGTAGATAGAATCATAGAACGCAACACAAATTAGCATAATGTAAGAAATTTTCTAAATTACCCATCAAATGGTTTTTCTCTTATGTGAGTCTCGAATGACTTTCAACTACTCTTGTTAGATTCATATTGTAGCTCTAGAATCACTTGGGATCATCACAAGAGATATAGTCCTAGAATATGCAGGGCCCCACGcacttcattttaaaaaagtagagtccattattaaaaaaaaaaaaattcatattgatctcaatttatttactttttaaaaatggaATGTGTGGGAAtatgactgtaaatataatttcttaaagtGAAAATATCAAATCTATATAGAGGATGGGTTGGACAATGCATAAGCTTGCTCGGGAGTGGCAGCTGAAAGGGTAAGGGTGGCAGATTGGTATGAGGGGAGTGAATATTGATGGCACGTGATATAAAAATATGgctggaaaaaagaaagaggaaaacaaaagaGAGGGGGGAGGTGGTGAAGGGGAGGCGGAAGCGACGGTGGAGATGGCCAGATGGTCTACATACCATCCCATTCATCTAAATCTTAAAACTCAAGCAAAAAATGTAAGAGATCTCCTTACAATATATGTAACACAAAGATTACCAACTAACTTGTTTTTAGCGAGTATTGTTTTAGTACACAGAACTCATCATTCAAGTTTTCAACACTTCTAGTTCAATAAATTGcaaaataatgatgatgatgatgatgaaatcacccaaaaataaaatattttgaatagttaGTTGCTTATAAGTATAGCTGCCAATCAATTGTCATGGTAACATATGATCAGgaataaaaatgatgaaaactGCACAAATGACTGAATGAGTAATTTCAATAAACAGCAGTAAAATAATGTGGTGTTAGCACATATGACACAACTGTGAGCATCCTAATTGCTGCCACATGTTCATATGCGATTCTTGGTATGTTTTACGTACAACATTCTTCAATGacagaatgaaaatgaaatggttTTTTCTCTTTGCTTTTTCGAGTGATCACAAACAGAGTCGATCCAATGATCTTGTTGTCCCCGGCAACTGCACATTAACCCTTCAGATTCACAGGAAATAGTATTCTGAATGtcagaaaatatatattgtggGGATTGATATATATGTTGCTTGTGTATACTCTTTTTGCTCATAATATTGTTACCGGCAACATTGAGCTTGCACTGTGTAATAATGGCATGCACATGCTGTCGAGATTCAAGGTCAATACTTCTTGCCATGAATGCCTTCACCACCTGGTGTTTTCCCGTTAAGATGTACGATGCTCGTCACCCGAGCTGGCTTGAGGGGTCTCTGCTTTAGAGCACAGGAAATCAAATGAAAATCTAATAATCTAGCATTTCAAAAGAAATGGAGCAACAACAGCTTCTCCAGTCATACACCATGcagcaaacaatttttttttttaaatatgttttataatGGAGTTTGTAGAAGTGAGTTGACaagttgtttgaatatatttttttggcgTAGTTTTTGCTTAGgtttttgtaaaagttgttttgAGCTGTGTGTTTTACTGTACTTCAATAAAGACATTGGACAAAAgttgaaatagaatttttttagtttgaaggatgtttggattttaagtttttatttgaaatgttTGGAAAAGTGTTAACCCGACATGGACTCTTTCCAAACCATACCCAGCACAATGAGATATCAACAGATGCATGATAGTAACAAGCGGTAGGCACTTGCATCCTGTATTGAACTGGTCCAAGGCGACGCTAAAACTTCCCCCGTTGACATAAGCAATTTGTACATACGTTCTTCGGCCAGAGAATCACAATCATTTTTGCCACAAAGGGTGATAAACTAACCATGTGACAGGTTAAGTGGAGAACTGCAACTAATGCATATATTCACAATTGTATCAAAACCCTACCAGTGGGTTTGGGGAAGTTTGGAATCTTCTTACCTCATCTGACATAGACTTGTTTTGTTCCATAAGGTGATCTATTTGTTGCAGATTCATCccataccattcatcaatccaaCCAAAGCAATGACGATGACTTTCCAAAAATAGAGCCCTCTCACCCTAcgcaaataataaaaacaaaagaatgaaataaacaaaacacatgATTAACcatcatctttttttatttttttttggggagagagaggggggggggggggggggggggaaggaaaGATCTGACACTAGTAAACTAGAGTAATGAAATCATTGTTCTAGGCTGCCGTTTCTTTTACACGAATCCATTCTTTGTATTCTTActtcattttgttccaatttttttttccttggatcTAGATTATTTTAGGTGTCTCATTAAACTAtctcaattttttgttttcttttcccatTTTGCTtgaggattttttatttttcaattttcttccaCCTTAGTATGTCCTTGAAAACATATCATAAGCCAAATTTTGCAAGAAATTTTCCTATATGTATCCCAAATTACTACCAAAAGAACATAAGAAAAGGGAAAGTAAAGCCCAGTTACAGAGCATTATATTTTCCATACTTGCAGGTCTACCTCATTCCCTGAACTAGCAGAGTCCTAGTAAATTAACTGGAGGAAAAGTGAAATGGAAACAGGTTGAGCATTGAGAATTATAATCTGAGAAAGCTATGAACTGTACCATAAGCCTTACATTGGGTAGTTATCATTTCTTTACTAATTATGTTTGGAAAAAACAACGAATAGTGCAGCAAAAAGTTAAAATTCATAATCAATGGTAGGATGTTGACTTAAGTTATGGTCCagttgaaaatttatattttcactgaaactCCAAATCATTGATGTCAAGATCCTGTTGGACTAAGCTactgattgaaatatatatttcattaggTGAAGCAGCAAAACCAAAATAAGAAATTAGAATGATTGTCACACCAAATAGTTTATAGTCAAGGTAataagttaaaattttgaaGTCAAAGAGATGGTACCGCTAGCAGGGTCTGCTCAAGCCGACGACCAAAACCCCAGTAGGGTGCATCAATTGTCACCAATTTGTATGCGGTCATAACCGGATCACACCTATCCTGTGAATGAATTcaagaattttaaaacacaagttAGTTTTGCATTCACAAAAACATGCAATCAGCGCCTTACagttttacaaaagaaaattacCTATAAAAGAGTTATAGCAAAATGCAATGTGGCTTTGAATGACTACTTAAGAGCATTtaagaaagttttatttttaaaaataatttgagcCATTTTAGTAAAATGAGGTAAACAATTTGGtgattgcttaaaaaaaaatgcaagccAAAGTTCCATGAGATACAAATAACACAATTAAACTATATGTACAGAAAATTCCAACCTGCCACCCTTTTGTAAGAGGACCATGGCCTGTTCTTTTTGATTTGAACTTGGAAAAGTCTATGCTGCAATTTCCAACTAAGTAACTCCAGCAATCCTTTCCCGGAATAGCTATATCGATATATTCCACTTGCCTGGCTGCTAGTTGTTCTTTGGTCAAACCATGCACCTGGTTTATCAACTTCACAGTTGAGAGGGCCAAAAAACCAACACGAAAGAGAAGCTAGAATACAATTCGATTTCGTACCATATGAAGAATTTAAGTCCATGTGATAGCTAACATATAGCTGAGGCTTTAGACTTGTATGGTCTTGTAAGTAATTGATTTTCTGTTAAGCCTTTTGGTTTCGGGATTTTTTTGTAACCCCAAGACTATATTCTATTACTACGGTACTCCACCGCCATAACtaagttttcaataatattgTCCTCTACTTTAAAAAAAGCATCCAATGAAGCTAAAGTGAGGGCACAGATAccggaaagaaaagaaaggtagGAATAGAATATGAACtcctaaaataaaatgatacatGCAATTGCTAACAATTAACATAAAGATAAAACTTTGAGTTTTACAAACCTAGACAAAGGAAACAGAGAGATTTAAAGAAACAAACATTTTCTGAGTGCCCATTGTCAGCTCTATGAACAGTTTCAATGGTTAACTGAAACTTCGAAAAGTGTGGGCACTACAAAACAGAGAAACCAAAGAATATCACTGCTGTGAACTATAGTATTTCCAGAAAGATTAATGAAATTGAAGTTTGATTGGAATTAAGAGAAATTTTTCACCTTGAGTACTGGGTAATGTGGCATCCATTTGcagataaaaaaaacaaaaagatgttAATAAAAGTATGTAAAGAAACATCCAATGAGTAATTTCTAGAGACATGACAAACCTGATTTGCATCTTGGGTATGCGTTCCAGGCTTCCTCTCTCATGACGAGAGCATGAGCTGGTGCAACTTTCGTAAGCCAAGAAGGAACTTTGCTGCAGAAAGATGTTGAGATTAAGAGTATAATATCTGTAAATCTATAAGTTTTGGCATTCTATTCCAAGAAACCAGAGAACTCCTATCAATAATAAAGAAAGCAGAAGTAAAGTGGATACCTGAATGCCAAGTATGGTTTAGGAATCAGAATTTGAGTTCAGTagcaaaaaattaacaattttcTAGACATGATCGGCGCAACAGAAATAATAGAACAAAACCGTTTGCATATTCAATACGCAACCTATGGGATAACAACTTCTTTCGTACTACattatataacatttttcataaCTCAAAATTTACCTTTGCAGACGATAAACTTTAGAAGCGTATTGACCCGTTCCATACACCTTATCTTCAAAGGGTCTGCTCTCTAATACTTCAATCCCTTCTGTACTAGTCGTGTTCTTTTGCTGCATCTTCGTGACCATGTACATCTGTGCTATCCCGTACTGCAATATGAAGTCAAAacgaatttgtttttaaaaaggtTAACTTTAAACAGAAAGAAATCACAATCGTGTCAGAGATGAGATGGGTATCAATGTGACTGAAATTTTAAATTCGTTTGTGATGTTTTACCTCTTCCAGCGAAACGGGCATGACAATCCGACTTCAGAACATCATCGAAAAGTTCTCAGCTAAGGAAAGGTAATAAAGAACTGTTTGAAATCattatagcagttttttttagtTCCCACCAAATAAACGAACATTAATCATGAATAATAATTAGTAATCCGTGGGCCGGTTTGTAGAACATACAGAGTAACCCACAAATGGtaagaaagaaaaacacataCAGAGACATAAAAAAACACAGCAACGCATTAATTTGAAGCAAACAAACACCCGAAGGACAAGAgcttttttcttcattctaatTTTTTCCCTCGATTCATCCAATGTAAAAACAGTTAATTAAACAAGAAGAAGGATACAATTCCTTGATCAGAACCATGTCGAGCAGATTCCTCAAGTTTAAAAGTTAACTTGTTTCCAGAAAGATTCGACTGGAACTGTTAGGTGTAGCTTCAAATGCAGACAGAGCCAAGCAAAaccagggagagagagagagagagagagagaagagatggtTGAAAAAAGCAAAGTTGCAAGAGAAAAGAACATGCTTTTTGAAGAATGCGCGGTGCTGGTTGAACGTGGATCTGAGAGGCACGGACAACGGTGCGTGGGCGTGACGTTCGAGTCCCATTCCCCAACTTCCAGGTTTCGTTTTTGACTTTTTGGATTCTACGATGTAGGTACGTACTGGGCCTGCAAGTGGTCTTTTCCGTTCTAGACCACCCAGCTACCGTCAAACGACGTCGCTGCCGCCCGCTTGCTaacaattattttcttttatctttctttaaaaaaaaaaaaaaaatcctagaaTTAAGCAGCCTTCAATGTTGTAAGAGCACTCCCAATCactattataaaatagatatttctttaaaatataaaggaatGTACTCAAAAGAAGCCTCCAttagattatgtattttatttctaatatatagtTTACTACAGTACCTCTTCTATATTTATAGAACACTgtttatatttgtataaatttttaattcatttctctttttactttttactctttattcaattttctctttattttctactttttactttatttgaaatgaataaaatatattaaaaaatataatatttaaataatatgaagaaaaaatagataagctgatgtatggtatattgtaaaaatcaatatgtaaaatataaaaaatgtattttgatgatgtattttaaatgatagGATGAAAAATCCATTGAGAGTGCTCCCTAAGATCATCCATTTTTCAAATgttttatctatttaatttcAGAATTATC is a window from the Carya illinoinensis cultivar Pawnee chromosome 14, C.illinoinensisPawnee_v1, whole genome shotgun sequence genome containing:
- the LOC122295171 gene encoding phosphatidylinositol transfer protein 1-like isoform X2, which gives rise to MVLIKEFRIVMPVSLEEYGIAQMYMVTKMQQKNTTSTEGIEVLESRPFEDKVYGTGQYASKVYRLQSKVPSWLTKVAPAHALVMREEAWNAYPRCKSVLKCPHFSKFQLTIETVHRADNGHSENVHGLTKEQLAARQVEYIDIAIPGKDCWSYLVGNCSIDFSKFKSKRTGHGPLTKGWQDRCDPVMTAYKLVTIDAPYWGFGRRLEQTLLAGERALFLESHRHCFGWIDEWYGMNLQQIDHLMEQNKSMSDERPLKPARVTSIVHLNGKTPGGEGIHGKKY
- the LOC122295171 gene encoding phosphatidylinositol transfer protein 1-like isoform X1; its protein translation is MVLIKEFRIVMPVSLEEYGIAQMYMVTKMQQKNTTSTEGIEVLESRPFEDKVYGTGQYASKVYRLQSKVPSWLTKVAPAHALVMREEAWNAYPRCKSVLKCPHFSKFQLTIETVHRADNGHSENVHGLTKEQLAARQVEYIDIAIPGKDCWSYLVGNCSIDFSKFKSKRTGHGPLTKGWQDRCDPVMTAYKLVTIDAPYWGFGRRLEQTLLAGERALFLESHRHCFGWIDEWYGMNLQQIDHLMEQNKSMSDEQRPLKPARVTSIVHLNGKTPGGEGIHGKKY